The following DNA comes from Terriglobales bacterium.
CCATGAAATCCACAAAGGCCGGGCCACCCGCCGGAGTCGATAACGCCACAATCTGGAAGATACAGCAATACAGCCTTAGGCTAGACGAAATCACGCAAGCTCCATCGCAGGCTCCCATGCACTCCATGAGGGCACCCTTGCAGTCGCCAGCAGATGCCCTTCGGCAGCGGGACCAGTGGATAACAACCAATTTGAACCTGGCTCAATCAGCGTATCAGGGCTCCGGTGCTTGGCCGCACTTTCCGTGGACCATGTACTTCGCCTTCGCCGGACATACTTTAACGGATTCAACTAGCCCCGCCCACATGCACAATGGCAGTCCGATAGTGTGGCCATCGAATCCCTCCCAGCACGGCGATTTCCCGGGCAGTATCGAGACATGGGACAACATGACTCCCGAACTCGAAGAACAGAACATCAAGGCCATACAACATGCCTACGAGCAGGTAACTGGGAAGAAATGCGGGTGCGAGCAATGAAGACCTGGACCAAAGCCTTGATCGTAGCCGCAACGCTGGAGGTACCGCAGGTACTCTTTCTCGCGCATTCGATTCGTGAGTTAGGCAACAATAGCCTAATTCTCAATATTGTGCGTTGGTATCATCTACTCGCGATGTGGTTTGGTCAGTATGTGTTGATTATCTGGAATCCTGGCCCGAGACGAGGGCCCACCGCTGAATCAAACTTGGTGGCGTGGTCGAGCGTGTTCGTGTTTCAAGTACTTATCACCACCCCAATTATCTATGTTCTACTCAGATGGATTGGCCGTGTTCGCCACAGTCGAGCCAGCGCAGCTAATGTGCCACGCTGACAAAGAGTACTCGGCATAGGCGGGTGGCCCGTCCTTCGCTTCGCACCACCACAAAAGTGGGTGGCCCGTCCTAGCCCGGTTTTGGCTAGGGCGGGAGCACTCGTGCTTATCTGGGCGCTCCACCTTTGCAGAAATTTCTTGCTTCCTAACCCCTTGAAACCATGCGTGCAAAATCTTGATTATAGCTTTCAGCTAATTTTACACATTGACAGCCGCGCTATAATAGACTTGCGGCCCTACGGCCGCCGCCGTTTCGACCTTTGACATTTCGCTGACTCCCAGGACTTTGGCTACTGACTCCTCGTCCGACATATCCCACATATCTTCAGCCTTAACTCCTTTAGATCGACATATCGGGTCGGAGGGGGTAGCCCCGCAGATCTGTCCCGCTGTCTACTGATTGGGTTCGAACGACTCAACGACTTTCCGCCTCTAACTCCTTTAGATCAACGACTCCAGGGGGAGGGGGGGCTAGATGCCGTTCAGAACGCGTACATGACTTTGCCGTCCGTGTCGGCGGTGGGGCCATAGACGGACGGCACCTTGATGTCGAGCAGGCGCAAATAGACGATCAACTGCCCGCGATGGTGCGAAGAGTGGGTCATGCGCCGGGTCATGATCCAGGCCTTGGAGCGGGTGACGTCGAAGAACGCGGTCGGCTCTTCCCACCAGGACTCCGATTTCTCGCGCATCAGGGCCAGCCGTTTCTCGGCGTCGGTGCGGTACTTTTCGATGAAAGCCCGCTTCGTGCGCTGCGCCGGGTTGGGATCGCCCGTGTCCAGCCCCAGCATCACCTTCATCCACCGGCCTTCGGATTGGACCTGATGCTCGTACTGCTCGATGACGCTGCGCGACTTGGCCGCGGGCCGGAAATCCATTTTCGACTCGGGGAAGGCGCTCCAGATGGTGACGATTTTCAAAATCTCGGTCTCGTAGGTGTCGAGCAGAAAAGCGTAGCGGGTCGGCATGGCGTCCTCCCGGCGGGCACAGGCCGGGGATTATAGCCCGCCCGCCGGGCGCAGGATTTAGAATCGAAGTGTTTTCATCCAGGAGGTCACGATGCCGGCCACCCCATCCACCATGGCGCCCCTGGGCGGCAAGGCGCCTTTCTTCCGCCTGCCCGATCCGGCGGGGAAATGGCATTCCATCGAGGACTTCAAAGCATCGCCCGCGCTGCTGGTGGCGTTCATCTGCAATCATTGCCCGTTTGTGAAGCACATCCGCGCCCAGTTCGCCGAGCTGGCGCGCCGTTACCGGAAGCTGGGAGTGGCCGTGGTCGGCATCAGCTCGAACGACGTGGAGCAGTTCCCCGACGACTCGCCGGAGAAGATGGCGGAGGAAGCGCGCACCTACGGCTACGACTTCCCCTATCTTTTCGACGAGTCGCAGGCCGTGGCCAAGGCCTACGGGGCCGCCTGCACGCCCGACTTCTTCCTCTTCGACCAGGACCGGAAGCTGGTATATCGCGGCCAGTTCGACGATTCCCGCCCGGAGAACGGCGTGCCCGTGACCGGCAAGGACCTGAAAGCCGCGCTCGACGCCGTACTCCAGGGGCAGGCCGTGGCTTCCGAGCAGAAGCCCAGCATCGGTTGCAACATAAAATGGAAAACCGGCAACGAGCCGGACTACGCGAAGAGCACGGTGCACTGAGCGAACCTATCCCGCCAATCCCCGTGGACCAGCGGCACAGGGATAATGGACGCTGGAGTACCCGACCAGCGTGCCGCTCAGCAGGAGCATCATCTCGTTTTTCTTTCCCGCCGGCGTGATGGTGGGGGTGTCGGCGCTCGCGCTTCGTTCGGAAGCCGCGCCCATGCTGCTGGCGCTGCACGGCTTCGTTCCCCTGATCTACAGCGCTGCGGCGCTGTTGGCCTGGCGTTTTCATTCCACCCGTATGCTGTTCGCCGCAATCGCGCTGGCGGTGGCCGACGCGGGACTGCGCGCCGCGGCCGGCGACACGGGAGCGACAGTTGTGGTCCGCGACCTGGCGGCCATCCTGCTGCCGGCAAACCTGGTCGCGCTCAGCTTTTTGAAAGAGAAGGGATTCCTCTCTCGCAACACGGTGATTGCCGGCGCCGTCCTGGCGGCGCAGGCGGCGCTTGCGCTGTTGCTGTGCCGGCCGGAGTTGCAGGCCGCAAGCTTTCTCGAAATCCAGTTCCTGCCACCGGATGCCCTGCGCTGGAGCGGAGCGCCGCAGACGGCGGTGCTGATCTTCATCGCCTCGGCCCTGTTCCTGGCGGCCCGGTTCGCTCTGCTGCGCAATCCCGTGGAGAGCGGGTCGTTCTGGGCGCTGCTCACTTGCCTGGCTGCATTCTCGTCGGCCCGGCCCGGAGTCTGGCTGATGATCGCCGGTGCGGTGCTGGCGGTGTCGGTGGTCGAGAATTCCTATGTCATGGCGTTTCACGACCAGCTCACGGGACTTCCGGCGCGGCGGGCGTTCTATCGCATGGCCTCCATGCTGCCGGAGCATTACGCCCTGGCGGTCGCCGACGTGGACCACTTCAAGAGGTTCAACGACACCTACGGGCACGAGATCGGGGATCAGGTATTGCGCATGGTGGCGTCGCGGATGGCGCGGGTGACCGGCGGGGGGAAGGCCTTCCGTTGGGGCGGAGAGGAATTCGTCATCCTTTTCCCGGGGAAGAGCGCGGCCGGCGCCCTCGAGCACCTGGAACTGCTGCGCCAGCTGGTGGAGACCTCCAGCTTCGTCCTGCGCGGGCGCGACCGGGGGAAGCACACGGCCGAGGACCGGGGCCGCGGCAACAGTCGCGTGCATGAGGTCTGGGTGACGGTGAGCATCGGCGTGGCCGAGGGCCTGCGCCATGATGACTTGCACAACGTGATGGCAGCGGCGGACGGCGCGGTATACACCGCCAAGAATGCGGGACGGAACCGCGTGGAAACGGCCGCCCCTGCCTCCGGACAGACGCCCCTGCCCGCAGCGATCTCTCGCTGAACCGGGCAAACGAAAGCGCAGCCGCAGTGGGCTGCGCTTCGATCTCTCCTGGAACCGATCAGTATTCCGTGAAGGGCTTCCAGCTGTTGGTCTTGCTGTCCCAGCTCAGGGTGATGGCGACCTTCTTTGGCTCAGAATCCTTGTAGAAATCGGCGCCATACTTCTGGATCAGGAGTGTCCGGTCCCAAACGCTGAGAGAAGCCATGGCCTTGCTGTTGGCGTCGAAGTCCTGTCCCAGGCGGGTGGGCTCCCAGTTCCAGGTGTATTCCACCTTGGCCATGCCGGGGCGCGTGATCTCCACCTTGGAGACTTCAACCAGCTTGCGCTTGGCGAGCGGCACGGTATAAGCGTCGGTGCCATCCGCGTTCTTGTCGGCCGTGGCTCCGCACTGCTTCAGTTCCTCAAGACCCTCAGGGGTGATCTTGACCTCCAGGCCCTTGTAGGTGGGCTTGCCCAGAGTGACTACGCCGACCTTCTCCAGCAGGCGATAGTGCGGATCGAAGGGTTTCTCGTCCATACTGGGCTCGACGCGGCCGCCGGCATGGAAGTGCACTTTGGCCGGTCCTTGGACCTTCAGCAGGTCCGAGACCACCTGGGTCGCCTCCTTCTGGGTCAGGGTGCGCTTGCTCTCCAGGATGAAGTACCCGATGCCACCGACGATGGCCACGATCAGGCCCAGGGCCATCAACAGGGGCATCACATTGGAAGACTTCTCTTCCATCTTGATCTCGTCTTCGAACACAGGCCACCTCCGTCGAGCCCCCGCGAGAGCGGAGCCGTACGCACTCGCATTATGGAAAGGGCTGCACGAGCGTGCGGTGACCGCTATCACCAGGGGCTGTGAGACATGGGCCGAAGGGTGCGTAAATGGCGGGAATCCAGAGGCTTACGAGGAACGGTGGAAAGCGGCGGCGCGGGGCCGAAAACCCGGGCGAGGGCGAGAAACAGCGACCATCATGGAATGTGGCTGGCGTACAATGCGCGCCATGACCGCCAAGGACCTCTTCGAGGCCATCCAGAAAGGAGAGGTGGAGAAGGTTCGCGCGGCCGTCGCCGGCGAGCCTGGGCTGGCGCGGGTGCGGAACGAGCAGGGCGTCTCGGCGGTTCTGTTCGCGCGCTACTGTAACCGCCAGGAGATCGTGGACGAGCTGCTGAGACTGGAGCCGGAACTCGATATCTTCGAGGCGGCGGCGCTCAACAAACGCAACCGGGTGGCGGAGTTGCTCACCACCCATCTCGAGCAGGCGAAGGCCTATTCGCCGGACGGCTTCACGGCCCTGCACTTGGCCTGCTTCTTCGGACATCCGAACCTGGCGGAGATGCTCCTGCGCTATGGCGCCGATCCGAACGCCCGCTCGCGCAACGGCATGTCGGTGACGCCCCTGCACAGCGCCGCAGCCGCCCGCAAGCAGCGCACCGTGGAGTGGCTGGTGGATTACGGCGCCGACGTCAATGCCACCCAGCAAGGCGGCTGGGCGGCCCTCCACGAAGCCGCGCGCCAGGGGAACATCGAGATGACGGAGTACCTGCTGAGCAAAGGGGCGAATCCCGCCCTCAGGTCAGAAGACGGCAAGGCGCCCGCCGACTTGGCCCAGGAAAAAGGCCACCTGCAGGCGCTGGCGGCCCTGAAAGCCCACGCCTGATCTTACCCAGTTTGTCTTGTAGCGCTGGCCACGAGACAAGAAAAACTTGGCGCGGACTGCCTGTCCGCGCCAAGAGGATTGGTTCCCAGCTTTATCGGGTCGCGCCGGCGAGCTCCGGTGCGGGTGCTGCGGCCGGCTTGGCAGCCGCACCCAGCTTGCGTCCGCCTTCGGCGGCCCACTGCTCCAGCATCGGCGTGGTGACCGACTTGGGACGCTCGATGGGGGCCCCCAGGGCACGGTCCCAGGTGATGTTGGCCATGCAACCCAGCGCCCGGCCGACGCCGAACAGCACGGTGTAGAAATCCCACTCGTGCAGTCCGTAGTACCATTGGATGACGCCGGATTGCGCGTCCACGTTGGGCCACGGATTCTTGGCCTTGCCGTGTTGCGTCAGCACCCCGGGCGCCACTTCGAAGATCATCGACACCAGCTTGAACAGCGGATCGACCTTGAGCCCGGGGGTGGCCAGGCAGAACTCGCGCTGGCACATGTAGCGCGGATCGGTCTTGCGCAGCACGGCATGACCGTACCCTGGGATGACCTGACCCGCCTTCAGCGTGTCCCATAGGGCCTGGGTGACCAGCTCCTTGGTCGGCTCCTGGTCCTTGCAGTATTTCTTCTCGAAATTGAGCAGCCACTCCAGCACTTCCTGGTTGGCCAGGCCGTGCAACGGGCCCGCCAGGCCGTTGAGACCGGCGGAATACGCATAGTACGGATCCGAGAGCGCCGAGTGCACCAGATGCGTCGCGTGCGCCGAGACGTTACCGGACTCGTGGTCGGAGTGGAGGATGAAATACATGCGGGCCACGTCCTTATACTCCTCGCATTGTCCGATCATGTGCGCGAAGTTGGCCCCCATGTCCAGGTCACGGTCGATGGCCACCTGGAAGTCACTGCGGTACTTCAGGTTGTAAATGAAGGCGGCAATCACCGGGATACGCGCCACGATGTCGAATGCATCTTCGTACACGTATTCCCATGCGACCGCCTTGTTGAAGTTGCCGGAGCGGTAGAAACGGGCGAACTTGGAATCTTTCTGCATGGCCAGGACGCCGGCGGAGAGCATGACCATCGGATGGCTGTCGCGAGGCAGCGCGCGGATGACGTCCCAAACGTAGGACGGCACCATCTGCCGCACCTTCCATTCCCCCAGCACTTCACGGTGCTGTGCCTGGTTCGGTATCTCGCTGGTCAGCAGGTAGTACCAGAAGGCTTCGACCGTCGGATAGTTGGAATTTCTTGCTTTGGGAAGGGCCTCGAAGGTCTCCGGGATCGTCTTGCCCCGAAAGCGGATGCCTTCATAGGGATCCAGGTACGAGATGTCGGTGACCAGGCTGTGGATGTCGCGCGCGCCACCCAGCGTCTGTTCGATCGTGACCTGGTCGATGACGACTTGGCCGTACTCCTTCGTCAGCTTGGTAATACGGGGCCGAAACTCCTCGATCTTCTGTCTAAGTGTTTCTTTTAGTGGCATGTATGAGAGCTCCTTTTCTCACCAGCGCAACGGCCGCTTGGCGGCGGGTCGGCGGACACTATCGGCAAAGTACAGTTCGGCGCTGCACCTCAGCCGGGGCCATTCTCCCGGTTAGTGACTCCCAAGGCTGTGAGCCAAATCACAGCTAGGGGTGATGCCAGCAGCCAGGCCGCTTCCACTGCCGAGCGGCGGTTGGGGTGCCTCTGATTACAATGTCTGGCATGCGCGCCATGGTTTTGGACCGACAGGCCGCTCCGGAAGAAAACCCGCTTGCGATGCGAGAACTGCCCGTCCCGGAGCCGGGCCTCGGGCACCTCCGTGTGCGCGTCTCGGTCTGCGCTGTCTGCCACACCGACCTGCACATCGTCGAAGGCGACCTGCCGTTGCGGAAGCAGCCGGTCATCCCCGGGCACCAGATCGTGGGCGTGGTGGATGCGCTGGGCCAGGGTGCTGCCGGTTTCAAGGAAGGCGACCGCGTCGGGATCCCGTGGCTGCACTGGACCGATGGCGACTGCGGCTACTGCCGGCGAAATAGCGAGAACCTTTGCGAGCGCGCCAAGTTCACCGGCTGGGACGTGGACGGCGGCTACGCGGAATACGTAGTGGCGCCAGCCGACTTCGTCTATCGGCTGCCGAAATCATGCTCCGACGAGCACGCCGCGCCCCTGCTCTGCGCCGGCATCATCGGCTATCGCTCCTATCGCTTAAGCAATGCGAAAAAAGGCGAGCGGCTGGGCTTGTACGGATTCGGGGCGTCGGCGCACATTGTGCTCCAGTTCGCCCGCCACTTGGGCAACGAATGCTACGTCTTCACCCGTACGCCGGAGCATGCGGAGCTGGCGAAGAAGCTGGGCGCGGTCTGGACCGGTCGCGCCGAAGAGCAGCCACCCTCGCAGCTGGATTGCGCCATCGTGTTTGCGCCCGCCGGACACATCGTGCCCCTGGCGCTGCGAGCGGTGCGCAAGGGCGGGACCGTCGCCTGCGCCGGCATCACCATGTCGCCCATCCCGCAGCTCGATTACGCCGACCTCTACCACGAGCGCATCCTGCGTTCGGTCGCCAACTCCACTCGCCAGGACGCGCGCGAGTTCCTGGAGCTTGCGGCGGAGGTTCCGGTGCGCACCGAGATCGAGCTGTTCCCGCTGGAGCAGGCTAACCTGGCCATCGCCGCGATGAAGCACAGCCGGGTCAGGGGCGCCGCGGTGCTGAAGCTGTAGATTTGCCTGCTGACACACTCGCCCCGTATCATCGTTCGCCGGGGATGAGGACAATGGATTTCCGCAATATCGAGAGCCAGATCACGAACGTCATCGGCCTGACCAAGCGGCCGGTGGCCGTCAGCTTCGTTGCTCAGCCGCCGGCGGGCGTGAAGCGCTACGACGCCATGGCGCCCTCGGGCTGCACGTTCTGGAAGCTGGCCGCTGAGGGACGGACCTTCTATACCGAACAAGCGCACCACTACAACTGCGCCGTCGGCTGCTACACGCATAGCATCGCTTTGCCGCCGGAGCGCGCCCAGGAACTGCCCGACACCATCAACCTGATGGCTTCGATCGGCTACATCAAGCCGGAGGAAGTCGCCGGCATCCACCACCTGGCACAGCCGCCCGGCGCGGTGGTGTACGCGCCGCTGGGAGACGCTCCGGTCGCGCCCGACGTCGTGCTCTGCATCGGCCAGCCTGGCCGCCTGATGCTGCTGCAGGAGGCGGGCATCCGCGCCGGTGTGGGCAGCGGCTCTTCGCTGCTCGGGCGTCCCACCTGCGCTTCGCTTCCCGCGTCGCTGGCGCAAGGGATCGTGGTCAGCTCCGCCTGCGTGGGCAACCGCGTGTACACCGATCTGGCCGAAGACGAGCTGTACATCGCGATCCCGGGCAAGGACATTGCCCGCGTCGCGCAGGAACTGGAGACCATCGTCAGCGCCAACCGGAAGCTCACTGACTATCACACGCAGCGAAAGGCCGCGCTGAGCGCCCACCCTTAGATTGGCACGGGCGTGCCGACCGTGCGCCCGGCCGGCACGGCTGGGCCGCATGGCCAACTCGTTACGCGGGTAATCCAACGGAACTGTTTTTCCTTTACTTCCGTATCCTTCCACAGCAACATCTGTCTTTCCCTCAGGAGAACGGAGGCATGATCCGTTTCGCGAAACTCCGCAAGGAGTTCGACACGCTGGTCGCGGTGCACGACCTCGAGGTGGAGATCCCGCCGGGCGAGGTGTACGGGCTGATCGGGCCCAACGGAGCGGGCAAGACCACCACCATCCGCATGGCCTGCGGGCTGCTGTCACCGACCTCCGGCAAAGTCTTCATCAACGGCATCGACGTGCACAGCGAGCCGGAGCGGGCACAGGCGTTCATCGGCTACCTCTCCGATTTTTTCTCCGTGTACGAGGACCTTAAGGTCTGGGAGTACCTCGACTATTTCGCGCACGCCTACAAGCTGCCGGAGAGCGAGATCCCGGCGCGCATCGACCAGGTGATCGCGCAGGTCGGGCTGGAGGTGAAGCGCGACGCCTTCATCAAGGGCCTTTCGCGCGGCATGAAGCAGCGGCTGGGCATCGGGCGCGCCATCATCCACCGGCCCAAG
Coding sequences within:
- a CDS encoding DinB family protein, with the translated sequence MPTRYAFLLDTYETEILKIVTIWSAFPESKMDFRPAAKSRSVIEQYEHQVQSEGRWMKVMLGLDTGDPNPAQRTKRAFIEKYRTDAEKRLALMREKSESWWEEPTAFFDVTRSKAWIMTRRMTHSSHHRGQLIVYLRLLDIKVPSVYGPTADTDGKVMYAF
- a CDS encoding thioredoxin family protein, with translation MPATPSTMAPLGGKAPFFRLPDPAGKWHSIEDFKASPALLVAFICNHCPFVKHIRAQFAELARRYRKLGVAVVGISSNDVEQFPDDSPEKMAEEARTYGYDFPYLFDESQAVAKAYGAACTPDFFLFDQDRKLVYRGQFDDSRPENGVPVTGKDLKAALDAVLQGQAVASEQKPSIGCNIKWKTGNEPDYAKSTVH
- a CDS encoding GGDEF domain-containing protein gives rise to the protein MPLSRSIISFFFPAGVMVGVSALALRSEAAPMLLALHGFVPLIYSAAALLAWRFHSTRMLFAAIALAVADAGLRAAAGDTGATVVVRDLAAILLPANLVALSFLKEKGFLSRNTVIAGAVLAAQAALALLLCRPELQAASFLEIQFLPPDALRWSGAPQTAVLIFIASALFLAARFALLRNPVESGSFWALLTCLAAFSSARPGVWLMIAGAVLAVSVVENSYVMAFHDQLTGLPARRAFYRMASMLPEHYALAVADVDHFKRFNDTYGHEIGDQVLRMVASRMARVTGGGKAFRWGGEEFVILFPGKSAAGALEHLELLRQLVETSSFVLRGRDRGKHTAEDRGRGNSRVHEVWVTVSIGVAEGLRHDDLHNVMAAADGAVYTAKNAGRNRVETAAPASGQTPLPAAISR
- a CDS encoding ankyrin repeat domain-containing protein, which produces MRAMTAKDLFEAIQKGEVEKVRAAVAGEPGLARVRNEQGVSAVLFARYCNRQEIVDELLRLEPELDIFEAAALNKRNRVAELLTTHLEQAKAYSPDGFTALHLACFFGHPNLAEMLLRYGADPNARSRNGMSVTPLHSAAAARKQRTVEWLVDYGADVNATQQGGWAALHEAARQGNIEMTEYLLSKGANPALRSEDGKAPADLAQEKGHLQALAALKAHA
- a CDS encoding citrate (Si)-synthase produces the protein MPLKETLRQKIEEFRPRITKLTKEYGQVVIDQVTIEQTLGGARDIHSLVTDISYLDPYEGIRFRGKTIPETFEALPKARNSNYPTVEAFWYYLLTSEIPNQAQHREVLGEWKVRQMVPSYVWDVIRALPRDSHPMVMLSAGVLAMQKDSKFARFYRSGNFNKAVAWEYVYEDAFDIVARIPVIAAFIYNLKYRSDFQVAIDRDLDMGANFAHMIGQCEEYKDVARMYFILHSDHESGNVSAHATHLVHSALSDPYYAYSAGLNGLAGPLHGLANQEVLEWLLNFEKKYCKDQEPTKELVTQALWDTLKAGQVIPGYGHAVLRKTDPRYMCQREFCLATPGLKVDPLFKLVSMIFEVAPGVLTQHGKAKNPWPNVDAQSGVIQWYYGLHEWDFYTVLFGVGRALGCMANITWDRALGAPIERPKSVTTPMLEQWAAEGGRKLGAAAKPAAAPAPELAGATR
- a CDS encoding zinc-dependent alcohol dehydrogenase family protein; this translates as MVLDRQAAPEENPLAMRELPVPEPGLGHLRVRVSVCAVCHTDLHIVEGDLPLRKQPVIPGHQIVGVVDALGQGAAGFKEGDRVGIPWLHWTDGDCGYCRRNSENLCERAKFTGWDVDGGYAEYVVAPADFVYRLPKSCSDEHAAPLLCAGIIGYRSYRLSNAKKGERLGLYGFGASAHIVLQFARHLGNECYVFTRTPEHAELAKKLGAVWTGRAEEQPPSQLDCAIVFAPAGHIVPLALRAVRKGGTVACAGITMSPIPQLDYADLYHERILRSVANSTRQDAREFLELAAEVPVRTEIELFPLEQANLAIAAMKHSRVRGAAVLKL
- a CDS encoding DUF169 domain-containing protein, whose translation is MDFRNIESQITNVIGLTKRPVAVSFVAQPPAGVKRYDAMAPSGCTFWKLAAEGRTFYTEQAHHYNCAVGCYTHSIALPPERAQELPDTINLMASIGYIKPEEVAGIHHLAQPPGAVVYAPLGDAPVAPDVVLCIGQPGRLMLLQEAGIRAGVGSGSSLLGRPTCASLPASLAQGIVVSSACVGNRVYTDLAEDELYIAIPGKDIARVAQELETIVSANRKLTDYHTQRKAALSAHP